In a genomic window of Phragmites australis chromosome 14, lpPhrAust1.1, whole genome shotgun sequence:
- the LOC133891455 gene encoding glucose-1-phosphate adenylyltransferase large subunit 4, chloroplastic/amyloplastic-like, translated as MAAPAAPRATAACHSRPAPRFARLASPRRAVSAAAATTTSCVLADAHGGTKVEPVDAGAQAAAARRDVSPDTVASIILGGGAGTRLFPLTRTRAKPAVPVGGCYRLIDIPMSNCINSKINKIYVLTQFNSQSLNRHIARTYNFGEGVGFSDGSVEVLAATQTAGESGKKWFQGTADAVRQFLWLFEDARLKRIENILILSGDHLYRMDYMDFVQKHVDSGADISVACVPMDESRASDFGLMKTDRNGRLTDFSEKPKGENLKSMQVDMEMFGLSQEDANIYRYMASMGIYVFKTDVLLRFLRGHYPMANDFGSEVMPMAAKDYNVQAYLFDGYWEDIGTIKSFFEANLALTDQSPNFYFYDPVKPIFTSPRFLPPTKMDNCKVLNSIVSHGCFLTECSVEHSVIGIRSRLEPGVQLKDTMMMGSDYYQTEAERFSELSDGKVPVGVGENTEIRNCIIDKNARIGKNVVIMNSENVQEADRPAEGFYIRSGITVVLKNAVIPNGTII; from the exons ATGGCGGCCCCCGCGGCGCCGCGCGCGACGGCGGCCTGCCACTCCCGCCCGGCGCCCCGTTTCGCGCGCCTCGCCTCCCCGCGCCGCGCGGtgtcggcggccgccgccaccaccaccagctgCGTCCTCGCCGACGCCCACGGGGGGACCAAG GTGGAGCCGGTGGACGCGGGCgcccaggcggcggcggcgcggagggaCGTCAGCCCGGACACGGTGGCCTCCATcatcctcggcggcggcgccggcacgCGCCTCTTCCCTCTCACGCGGACCAGGGCCAAGCCTGCA GTGCCGGTTGGGGGATGCTACAGGCTGATTGATATCCCGATGAGCAACTGTATAAACAGCAAGATAAACAAGATCTACGTTCTCACCCAGTTCAATTCCCAATCCTTAAATCGCCACATTGCGCGGACATATAACTTTGGTGAGGGAGTTGGGTTCAGTGATGGGTCTGTCGAG GTGCTGGCAGCTACCCAGACAGCTGGGGAGTCCGGAAAGAAATGGTTCCAGGGAACAGCGGATGCTGTCAGGCAGTTCCTGTGGCTTTTTGAG GATGCAAGGCTGAAACGTATAGAAAACATACTAATTCTATCTGGTGATCATTTGTATAGGATGGATTACATGGACTTTGTGCAG AAGCATGTTGACTCTGGTGCTGATATTTCAGTTGCTTGCGTTCCTATGGATGAAAG TCGAGCTTCAGATTTTGGATTGATGAAGACCGACAGGAATGGTCGCCTTActgatttttctgaaaagccCAAGGGTGAAAATTTGAAATCAATG CAAGTGGATATGGAAATGTTTGGATTGTCCCAAGAAGATGCAAATATATACAGATACATGGCTTCAATGGGAATATACGTATTCAAGACAGATGTCCTATTAAGGTTTCTGAG AGGCCATTATCCAATGGCTAATGATTTTGGCTCAGAAGTTATGCCAATGGCTGCAAAAGACTACAATGTGCAG GCTTATCTGTTTGATGGTTACTGGGAAGATATTGGGACCATAAAGTCCTTCTTTGAGGCAAACCTTGCTCTCACTGATCAG TCTCCCAACTTCTATTTTTATGATCCTGTGAAGCCCATTTTCACATCTCCAAGATTTTTACCTCCAACCAAGATGGACAATTGCAAG GTTTTGAACTCTATAGTTTCACATGGCTGCTTTCTAACGGAGTGCAGTGTTGAGCACTCTGTCATTGGTATCCGCTCAAGATTAGAACCGGGGGTGCAGCTGAAG GACACCATGATGATGGGGTCAGATTACTACCAGACTGAAGCTGAGAGATTTTCTGAACTGTCTGATGGAAAAGTTCCAGTTGGTGTTGGAGAAAATACTGAAATAAG GAATTGTATCATTGACAAAAATGCTCGAATTGGGAAGAATGTGGTCATTATGAACTCAGAG AATGTGCAAGAAGCAGACAGACCGGCAGAGGGATTTTATATTCGTTCTGGGATAACTGTGGTGCTTAAAAATGCGGTGATTCCAAATGGTACAATTATCTAG